The following are encoded in a window of Castanea sativa cultivar Marrone di Chiusa Pesio chromosome 9, ASM4071231v1 genomic DNA:
- the LOC142609545 gene encoding uncharacterized protein LOC142609545 — protein MAVPWAMTLWMAKMVWVALSGWVSSCLTVADEVAGSLRTGDIGPFHVG, from the coding sequence aTGGCAGTGCCATGGGCCATGACTCTGTGGATGGCAAAGATGGTGTGGGTGGCTCTATCTGGGTGGGTGTCTTCCTGTTTGACTGTTGCTGATGAGGTTGCTGGCTCTCTTAGAACTGGTGATATTGGACCCTTCCATGTTGGCTGA
- the LOC142609748 gene encoding uncharacterized protein LOC142609748 has translation MLANFRVSTNVTVRQFSNIHRSPIFGCCVQYVIPLLCNLRNFCGRPRTDLYHSMNVPGMAKFEIPRRDSSANSYLARTNWLITKFLREGRIGDARRVFDQMCERDVVTWTTVIAGYVKRGMVEEARRLFDRVDAKKNVVTWTALVGGYVRLKRFKEAESLFNEMPVKNVVSWNTMIDGYARDGKIDLALDLFDRMPERNVVSWNTVITVLAQCGRIDEAQGFFERMPERDVISWTAMVAGLSKNGRIEEARLLFDRMPERNVVSWNAIITGYAQNKKLDEALSLFERMPERDMPSWNTMITGFIQNGELGRAWKLFNEMPQKNVISWTAIITGYIQDGQSEEALKIFSKMLVADGVKPNEGTFVTVLGACSDLAGLSEGQQVHQMISKTVYQGCAFVVSALINMYSKCGELGAARKMFDDGLPSHRDLISWNGMIAAYAHHGCGIEAISLFNEMRELGVQPDDVTYVGLLSACSHAGLVEEGLKYFDELVKDGSIIVREDHYTCLVDLCGRAGRLKEAFDFIKRLRNKPSASIWGALLAGCNVHGDVNIGKLAAKDLLEVESKNAGTYLLLSNIYASAGKWREAANMRLKMKDKGLKKQPGCSWIEIGNRPYVFVVGDKSNSQSELICSLLHDLHGKMKKVGCVPHDDLIMDEDFAIT, from the coding sequence ATGTTAGCAAATTTTCGAGTATCAACCAATGTGACAGTGAGACAATTCAGCAATATTCATAGATCACCCATTTTCGGCTGTTGTGTCCAATATGTTATTCCATTACTATGCAATCTTAGGAATTTTTGTGGAAGACCCAGAACTGATCTTTATCACTCGATGAATGTGCCCGGAATGGCCAAATTTGAGATACCCAGAAGAGATTCTAGTGCCAATTCGTATTTGGCAAGGACTAATTGGCTGATCACCAAGTTTTTAAGAGAGGGTAGAATTGGGGATGCACGCCGAGTGTTCGATCAAATGTGTGAGAGAGATGTGGTCACTTGGACAACGGTGATCGCAGGGTATGTTAAGCGTGGGATGGTTGAGGAGGCAAGGAGGTTGTTTGATAGAGTGGATGCTAAGAAGAATGTGGTTACTTGGACAGCTTTGGTTGGTGGGTATGTAAGGTTGAAAAGGTTTAAGGAAGCTGAGAGTTTGTTTAATGAGATGCCGGTTAAGAATGTGGTTTCTTGGAACACAATGATTGATGGGTATGCAAGAGATGGTAAAATTGATTTAGCTTTGGACTTGTTTGATAGGATGCCAGAGAGGAATGTGGTTTCGTGGAATACTGTTATTACGGTGTTGGCGCAATGTGGGAGGATCGATGAGGCACAGGGGTTTTTTGAACGGATGCCTGAGAGGGATGTGATTTCATGGACGGCAATGGTTGCGGGTTTGTCAAAAAATGGTAGGATTGAGGAGGCACGGTTACTTTTTGATAGGATGCCTGAAAGGAATGTGGTTTCATGGAATGCTATAATTACTGGTTATGCACAGAATAAGAAGTTGGATGAGGCTCTTAGCTTGTTTGAGAGAATGCCTGAGAGGGATATGCCCTCATGGAATACCATGATTACAGGATTTATTCAGAATGGGGAGTTAGGTAGGGCTTGGAAGTTGTTTAATGAAATGCCCCAAAAGAATGTCATATCTTGGACTGCGATTATCACAGGGTATATTCAGGATGGGCAAAGTGAAGAAGCCCTGAAGATTTTCTCCAAAATGCTGGTGGCCGATGGGGTGAAACCTAATGAAGGAACTTTTGTAACAGTTTTGGGTGCTTGTAGTGATCTAGCAGGTCTTAGTGAGGGACAACAAGTTCATCAGATGATAAGTAAAACAGTCTATCAAGGTTGTGCATTTGTGGTATCAGCACTCATAAACATGTATTCGAAGTGTGGAGAGTTGGGTGCTGCTAGGAAGATGTTTGATGATGGGCTGCCAAGCCATAGGGATTTGATTTCTTGGAATGGCATGATTGCAGCTTATGCACACCATGGATGCGGCATAGAGGCAATTAGTTTGTTTAATGAAATGAGGGAATTAGGGGTCCAGCCTGATGATGTCACCTATGTGGGGCTGCTCTCAGCATGTAGCCATGCTGGTTTGGTGGAGGAGGGGCTAAAATACTTTGATGAGCTTGTGAAAGATGGGTCCATAATTGTGAGAGAAGATCACTACACATGCTTGGTTGATCTCTGTGGCCGTGCAGGGAGGCTTAAAGAGGCTTTTGATTTTATAAAGCGGCTAAGGAACAAACCATCAGCATCTATTTGGGGGGCTCTACTTGCTGGATGTAATGTTCATGGGGATGTGAACATAGGGAAGCTAGCTGCAAAAGACCTTTTAGAAGTGGAGTCAAAGAATGCAGGCACTTATCTATTGTTGTCTAACATATATGCTTCAGCTGGGAAATGGAGGGAAGCAGCTAATATGAGGTTGAAAATGAAGGATAAGGGGTTGAAAAAGCAACCTGGTTGCAGTTGGATAGAAATTGGGAATAGACCATATGTGTTTGTAGTTGGTGATAAGTCTAATAGTCAATCTGAACTTATTTGTTCTttacttcatgatcttcatggAAAAATGAAGAAGGTTGGATGTGTACCACATGATGATTTGATAATGGATGAGGATTTTGCAATAACATAA